The following coding sequences are from one Schizosaccharomyces osmophilus chromosome 1, complete sequence window:
- the mlo2 gene encoding ubiquitin protein ligase E3 component N-recognin 7-like protein Mlo2-like gives MDSTLEELTAEQYVERQRELEIEAREAYPYKFDECTYSKGYLKQTLYACLTCQREADSLNGVCYSCSISCHADHELVELFHKRHFQCDCGTSRTGHESCTIRKSKAERAPENQYNHNFQGRFCSCDTFYDPEQESGTMFQCILCEDWFHDRCLEASNQGKPLPDSESFEWVVCKDCVSKYKDCLLNPQHEFPYKKEELVVPQFLDEQFREHLCQCDPCMEIRKTQMPILIEDEPIYEQPEDSDMEDEADAGVEDMRSLDEIVSSTMQDVLHVLDRLPRVQAIEGVHAYNRLKNELTDFLLPFARENKVVTKEDISNFFLERLNSGKNGG, from the coding sequence ATGGATTCAACATTAGAGGAATTAACGGCGGAACAGTATGTGGAAAGGCAAAGAGAACTAGAGATTGAGGCTCGTGAGGCGTACCCATACAAATTTGACGAATGTACATATTCCAAAGGTTACTTGAAGCAAACATTATACGCTTGTTTAACTTGCCAGAGAGAAGCGGATAGTCTAAACGGAGTTTGCTACAGTTGTAGTATCAGCTGCCATGCAGATCATGAATTAGTGGAGTTGTTTCACAAACGACATTTTCAATGTGATTGTGGTACCTCACGAACGGGCCATGAGTCTTGCACGATTAGAAAGAGTAAAGCTGAGCGAGCACCGGAAAATCAGTACAATCATAATTTCCAGGGGCGATTCTGTAGTTGTGATACGTTTTACGATCCTGAACAAGAAAGCGGAACTATGTTTCAGTGTATACTGTGTGAAGATTGGTTTCATGATCGCTGCTTGGAGGCTTCTAATCAAGGCAAGCCACTACCTGATTCGGAGTCATTTGAATGGGTGGTCTGTAAAGACTGCGTGTCTAAATACAAAGACTGCCTTTTGAATCCCCAACACGAATTTCcttacaaaaaagaagaactaGTCGTTCCTCAATTTTTGGACGAACAGTTTCGAGAACACCTTTGCCAATGTGATCCTTGTATGGAAATTCGCAAAACTCAAATGCCTATCCTGATAGAGGACGAACCAATTTACGAGCAACCCGAGGACTCCGACATGGAAGATGAAGCCGACGCTGGAGTGGAAGACATGCGTTCACTTGATGAGATTGTGTCCAGCACCATGCAAGATGTACTTCACGTCTTAGACCGGCTTCCCCGGGTTCAAGCAATTGAAGGAGTCCATGCGTATAATCGATTAAAGAATGAACTCACAgattttttgcttccattTGCAAGAGAAAACAAGGTAGTCACAAAAGAAGATATCTCgaactttttcttggaaaggTTAAATTCTGGAAAGAACGGTGGTTGA
- the mcm2 gene encoding MCM complex subunit Mcm2 — protein sequence MDSFRKRGRRDSESLPVGSDHSSTGNTPLSLPPSSPPPEFSDEAAEALVEDEIEDVDNDNVDVDEEDGEDLFGDDMERDYHQNLELDRYDLDELDDENDLEELDLGDRRIIDAKLRHRDMELEATAGRTKPAAFLQDEDDDLDSNMGLGIPRHRHRIYDEFAPNAGALDEAGELPLESIADVKADSIAEWVTLDPVRRTIAREFKNFLLEYTDEKGTSVYGNRIRTLGEVNAESLLVNYAHLGESKPILAYFLANAPAPVLRIFDRVALEATLLHYPDYERIHSDIHVRITNLPTSFTLRELRQTHLNCLVRVSGVVTRRTGLFPQLKHIRFTCTKCGATLGPFFQDSSVEVKISFCHNCSSRGPFVINSERTVYNNYQRLTLQESPGTVPSGRLPRHREVVLLADLVDNAKPGEEIEVTGIYRNNFDASLNTKNGFPVFATIIEANHISHVDNSGSADDDFSLNRLTDDEEREIRALAKSPDVHERIIASVSPSIYGHRSIKVAIAAALFGGVPKNISGKHKIRGDINLLLLGDPGTAKSQFLKYVEKTAHRAVFATGQGASAVGLTASVRKDPITNEWTLEGGALVLADKGVCLIDEFDKMNDQDRTSIHEAMEQQSISISKAGIVTTLQARCTIIAAANPIGGRYNTTIPLSQNVELTEPILSRFDVLQVVKDTVNPEVDEQLASFVVSSHIRSHPSFDPDFDVLTKAPTETGVEANAIPQDMLRKYIHYARERVTPRLLQMDEEKISRLYSDMRRQSLATGSYPITVRHLESAIRLSEAFAKMELSEFVRPVHIDKAIHVIVDSFVNAQKMSVKRSLSRTFAKYLL from the exons ATGGATTCTTTCCGGAAACGCGGCCGTAGAGACTCGGAAAGTCTTCCTGTAGGATCAGATCATTCTTCCACCGGGAATACCCCTTTGTCGCTTCCTCCCTCTTCTCCTCCCCCAGAATTTTCAGATGAGGCAGCCGAAGCTCTGGtagaagatgaaattgaagacGTTGATAATGATAACGTGGATGTAGATGAGGAAGATGGTGAGGACTTGTTTGGCGACGATATGGAAAG AGATTATCACCAAAATTTGGAACTTGACCGATACGATTTGGATGAATTGGACgatgaaaatgatttggaagagttAGACTTAGGTGATCGCAGAATCATTGATGCAAAATTACGGCACCGCGATATGGAATTAGAGGCTACCGCTGGCCGAACAAAACCTGCAGCTTTTCTCCAGGATGAGGATGATGATCTGGACTCCAATATGGGCCTCGGTATTCCAAGACATCGTCATCGTATTTACGATGAATTTGCACCAAATGCAGGAGCATTAGACGAAGCAGGCGAACTTCCATTGGAATCCATTGCAGACGTAAAGGCTGATAGTATTGCTGAATGGGTGACTTTGGATCCTGTTCGCAGAACTATTGCCCGTGAgttcaaaaactttcttttagaaTACACTGACGAAAAAGGCACATCTGTTTATGGTAACAGAATTCGAACATTGGGTGAGGTTAACGCAGAATCTTTGCTGGTTAATTATGCTCATTTGGGAGAATCAAAACCTATTCTTGCTTATTTTTTAGCTAATGCTCCTGCTCCTGTTTTAAGGATATTCGATCGAGTTGCGTTAGAAGCTACCCTCTTGCACTATCCTGATTATGAACGTATTCATTCTGACATTCATGTTCGAATTACTAATCTTCCAACCTCTTTTACGTTAAGAGAACTTCGTCAAACTCATTTGAACTGTTTGGTACGTGTTTCTGGTGTAGTAACACGAAGAACAGGCCTTTTCCCTCAGTTAAAGCACATTCGTTTTACCTGCACGAAGTGTGGTGCTACTTTAGGTCCTTTCTTTCAGGATTCTAGTGTGGAAgtgaaaatttctttctgtcACAATTGTTCTAGTCGTGGTCCCTTTGTTATTAATTCCGAAAGGACAGTTTATAACAACTATCAGCGACTTACCCTCCAAGAATCACCAGGAACTGTTCCTTCAGGTCGTTTGCCTCGTCACCGTGAAGTGGTGCTCTTGGCTGATCTGGTAGACAACGCCAAGCCTGGTGAAGAGATAGAAGTAACTGGTATTTACCGTAATAATTTTGATGCTAGTCTTAATACGAAAAACGGGTTCCCGGTTTTTGCTACAATCATCGAAGCTAATCACATATCTCATGTTGATAATAGCGGCAGTGCCGACGATGATTTTTCCCTTAATCGCCTAACGGATGATGAAGAACGAGAAATACGTGCACTTGCCAAGAGTCCTGATGTCCACGAAAGAATTATTGCTTCCGTCTCACCTTCCATTTATGGTCATCGATCTATAAAGGTTGCCATTGCTGCAGCTTTATTTGGTGGTGTCCCAAAAAATATCAGCGGAAAACATAAAATTCGTGGTGATATAAACCTCTTACTCTTGGGAGATCCTGGTACTGCAAAATCACAATTTCTTAAGTATGTCGAGAAGACTGCTCACCGCGCCGTTTTTGCTACTGGTCAAGGTGCTAGTGCCGTCGGTTTAACAGCATCCGTTCGAAAGGATCCAATTACTAATGAATGGACTTTGGAAGGTGGTGCTCTTGTTTTAGCTGACAAAGGTGTTTGCTTAATTGACGAATTtgataaaatgaatgatCAGGATCGTACTTCTATTCACGAAGCTATGGAGCAACAGAGTATTTCAATCTCTAAGGCAGGTATCGTGACGACCTTGCAGGCAAGGTGTACGATTATCGCAGCCGCTAATCCAATTGGTGGACGGTATAATACAACGATCCCCTTAAGCCAAAATGTAGAATTAACAGAACCCATTTTGTCTCGTTTCGATGTATTGCAAGTTGTTAAAGATACCGTGAATCCAGAAGTAGATGAACAGCTTGCCAGTTTTGTTGTCTCAAGCCATATTAGATCTCATCCATCTTTTGATCCCGACTTTGATGTTTTGACAAAGGCACCTACTGAGACGGGTGTTGAAGCAAATGCTATTCCTCAAGATATGTTACGGAAATACATTCATTATGCGAGAGAGCGGGTGACACCTCGTTTGCTACAAATGGATGAAGAGAAGATTTCAAGGCTTTACAGTGATATGAGACGTCAATCACTTGCTACAGGAAGCTATCCCATCACCGTTCGTCATCTTGAGTCTGCTATTCGTTTAAGTGAAGCCTTCGCCAAGATGGAGCTTAGTGAGTTCGTTCGACCTGTGCATATAGACAAGGCTATTCATGTAATTGTTGATTCTTTCGTCAACGCACAGAAAATGAGTGTCAAGCGCAGTCTCTCACGcacttttgcaaaatattTACTTTGA
- the sfb3 gene encoding COPII-coated vesicle component Sfb3: MAYSGQYGLYGNPTNVERNNERHNSLFYTGETPDAQLASQVNAQMNLGPQIPSYPQEKRRTRRHRDAHAYDMSLMEPEANFLPPMTPSTPLAPAAQPLDTTGVSSEAPYEDTNLLDPKSLPSVPDARFQDQLTYKNYTFNSMDKTNPPLSTTDFVGYEQNNSSSKFVQLTTYAIPSSNDVLNSSGLPLGMIVQPFAEIRPDEAPVPVVDYTTSSPPRCKKCRGYINPFVQFTLSHSGWTCNLCGAENSLSNDVYNPMLFTNQQNGFSSLPELNVGTVDFEVGKDYWAVEESPQPAQYVFVIDVSYEATSKGIPKIAAEAIRDILYGPTPLHPSVRVTIIAFDRNVHFFYLTPNLEQPRMISVADLEHPFVPFKNGLSVDPMESRTVIERLLDTLPSIVEDIKVPEPAVGNAMECIKDLLKETGGKACLFVSALPTMGLGRLRYREDQRLYGNPEEKNLWNTQEKWYSLLADELVTSGISIDIFFTPTAYVDVATVGSVATLTGGQVWYYGNFVPERDGPRLKQDLYRSVTREQGFRVMLKTRCSNGLRVSRYLGNFLQRTPRDIEFGGLDADKSIGMLFNLEGKLNNALDAHFQTAVLYTTPRGARRVRVINYCCAVTSRNYDTISLACVEPLVGIFSKIASMNMATESLKAIATKLVEGIVKLLSCYRKVASSRLTPGQLVLPKHLILLPIYMLSVLKSSAFRSGTIHSDVRVSQFRFIRASPLSQLMLNLYPHIYALHSLQPNECIPNADDPGCTPVEYPLCVRASRKFIEDGGAFLIVTGQKVFLWLHQRTSPLLLQDLFGVSQLEQVDSMKACELPEMDNLLSIQVRNLLSALKLQYPHISVQPQVVRQGIDGSEGEVFSTLVEDPSREGVGYIEFLTMIHETLHSQGFK; the protein is encoded by the coding sequence ATGGCCTACAGCGGGCAGTATGGACTATATGGTAATCCTACGAATGtggaaagaaataatgaaaGGCACAACAGTTTATTTTATACTGGCGAAACCCCAGATGCACAACTGGCATCGCAGGTGAATGCTCAAATGAACTTAGGGCCTCAAATCCCTAGTTATcctcaagaaaaaagaagaacacGTCGGCATAGAGATGCCCATGCTTATGATATGTCATTAATGGAGCCAGAAGCCAATTTTTTACCACCAATGACACCTTCCACTCCTTTAGCCCCAGCTGCACAACCGCTTGATACGACTGGTGTAAGTTCAGAAGCTCCATATGAAGATACAAACCTTTTAGACCCTAAATCATTACCTTCTGTTCCGGATGCGCGCTTTCAAGATCAGTTGACATATAAAAACTACACTTTCAACTCAATGGACAAGACCAATCCACCTTTGTCGACAACCGATTTTGTTGGTTATGAACAAAATAATTCATCTTCTAAATTTGTTCAGTTGACTACTTATGCTATTCCATCTTCTAACGATGTTTTAAACAGTTCAGGTTTACCATTGGGTATGATAGTGCAGCCATTCGCTGAGATTCGTCCTGATGAGGCTCCTGTTCCCGTAGTGGATTACACTACATCGAGTCCCCCTCGCTGTAAGAAATGCCGTGGGTATATTAATCCATTTGTCCAGTTTACTCTGTCACACAGTGGTTGGACCTGTAACCTCTGTGGTGCCGAAAATAGTCTCAGCAACGATGTTTACAACCCTATGCTTTTTACGAATCAACAAAATGGTTTTAGTTCTCTACCGGAACTCAATGTGGGGACAGTCGATTTTGAAGTTGGAAAGGACTACTGGGCTGTTGAAGAAAGCCCTCAGCCTGCTCAGTATGTATTCGTGATAGATGTATCCTATGAGGCTACCTCAAAGGGTATCCCTAAAATAGCTGCTGAGGCCATTCGAGATATACTATATGGTCCTACCCCGTTACATCCCTCTGTCAGAGTTACCATCATTGCTTTTGACCGAAATGTACactttttttacttgaCGCCTAACTTGGAACAGCCTCGTATGATATCTGTTGCTGACTTGGAGCATccttttgttccttttaAAAACGGTTTATCAGTAGACCCAATGGAATCAAGAACTGTAATTGAACGTCTTTTAGATACCCTTCCTTCAATTGTAGAGGACATAAAGGTACCAGAACCTGCTGTCGGTAATGCAATGGAATGTATTAAGGACCTTCTTAAGGAGACCGGTGGAAAAGCATGTTTGTTTGTAAGTGCACTCCCTACAATGGGATTAGGACGACTAAGGTATCGTGAGGATCAAAGACTTTACGGAAACCccgaagaaaaaaatctttggaACACTCAGGAAAAATGGTATTCTCTCTTAGCAGACGAGTTAGTAACCTCAGGAATATCtattgatatttttttcacgCCTACTGCTTACGTTGATGTTGCTACGGTTGGTAGTGTTGCGACATTAACCGGTGGACAAGTATGGTACTACGGAAATTTTGTGCCGGAAAGGGATGGGCCACGCCTAAAACAAGATTTATACCGTAGTGTTACTCGTGAACAAGGTTTTCGCGTGATGCTTAAGACTCGTTGCTCGAATGGTCTACGCGTCTCTAGATATCTTGGTAactttttacaaagaaCTCCACGAGACATCGAATTTGGTGGATTAGATGCTGATAAAAGTATTGGGATGTTGTTTAACTTGGAAGGAAAATTGAATAATGCGTTGGACGCTCACTTCCAAACAGCAGTTCTCTACACAACGCCGAGGGGGGCTCGCAGAGTCCGTGTTATTAATTACTGTTGTGCTGTTACTTCGCGTAACTATGATACGATATCTCTAGCTTGTGTAGAACCATTAGTCGGTATCTTCTCAAAAATTGCTTCCATGAACATGGCGACAGAGTCTTTAAAGGCAATTGCTACCAAACTTGTCGAGGGTATTGTCAAACTCTTGTCTTGCTATAGAAAGGTTGCATCTAGTCGGTTAACCCCAGGACAACTGGTACTCCCAAAGCATTTAATTCTGTTACCGATCTATATGTTGTCAGTGTTAAAATCCTCTGCTTTCCGAAGTGGCACTATCCATAGTGATGTACGAGTATCACAGTTTAGATTTATTCGCGCATCTCCTTTATCTCAGTTGATGCTTAACTTATATCCTCATATATATGCTTTGCATTCTTTACAGCCAAATGAGTGCATTCCTAACGCTGATGATCCTGGATGCACACCCGTTGAATACCCATTATGTGTCAGAGCTTCAAGGAAATTCATTGAAGATGGGGGTGCTTTTTTGATAGTTACCGGCCAGAAAGTTTTCTTGTGGTTACACCAACGAACTTCTCCTTTATTGTTACAGGATTTATTTGGAGTTAGTCAGTTAGAACAAGTTGATTCAATGAAGGCTTGTGAACTACCAGAAATGGACAACTTACTTTCTATCCAAGTTCGAAACTTGCTGTCAGCTTTGAAGTTGCAATATCCTCATATATCAGTGCAGCCACAAGTTGTCCGCCAGGGTATAGATGGAAGTGAAGGTGAAGTCTTTTCTACCTTAGTGGAAGATCCTTCAAGAGAAGGAGTGGGCTacattgaatttttaaCCATGATCCATGAAACCTTGCATAGTCAGGGTTTCAAATAG
- a CDS encoding rRNA 2'-O-methyltransferase fibrillarin-like, whose amino-acid sequence MGSISIKGLEGFDFKSWGKKDRDIYKELHIYDFDNTLFQTPLPNANIWSNQAIRVLMAFNILANGGWFFDPRVLASTGEGVEVEEKRAWDGWWNEKVVAQARESIRRQDVLAVLLTGRNEQFRECTERMVKSKGLYFDGLVFKIQATTGYWPETLTFKLWFFEKVFHEFPNVHTLRVYEDRPSHVEYFSSWLAHQADKDEKFNFEIIAVTEPPKYLKFSTEIKLVKSMIASHNAKAPSLKLPLYKFVKNVTSSTIIVSPTELHHLRNAFFHVPITDIMQSLSANSRRTSVDNEPRIAEPDLPPDTPYSSYPEKSWIVTAIGRYRDEYWAVRGEVCDYRLKDKIHEPDTANIPSLYGTIMYISMSTGIVTSEITDIGAQQWRVLDPSERWLMKTYNRRECTHDIRYKRPYTPARNFTDLVDLETQRASPFTGTMHKPL is encoded by the exons ATGGGATCGATTTCGATTAAAGGCCTTGAAGGGTTTGATTTTAAGTCATGGGGAAAAAAAGATCGAGATATTTATAAAGAATTGCATATTTATGATTTTGACAAT ACATTGTTTCAAACTCCCTTGCCAAATGCCAACATATGGAGTAATCAAGCAATTCGTGTCTTGATGGCATTTAACA TTCTCGCAAACGGAGGATGGTTTTTTGATCCCCGAGTATTAGCTTCCACGGGTGAAGGTGTTgaagtagaagaaaaacgtGCTTGGGATGGATGGTGGAATGAAAAAGT TGTTGCCCAAGCTAGAGAATCTATTCGACGGCAGGATGTTTTGGCCGTCTTGCTTACTGGCCGAAATGAACAATTTAGGGAGTGTACCGAGAGAATGgtaaaaagcaaaggattATATTTTGATGGACTTGTATTTAAGATTCAGGCTACAACCGGTTATTGGCCTGAGACACTGACTTTTAAACTGtggttttttgaaaaagtatttcaTGAGTTCCCAAATGTTCATACACTTCGGGTTTACGAAGATCGTCCTTCTCATGTAGAATATTTTTCCAGCTGGCTAGCTCATCAAGCAgataaagatgaaaagttCAATTTTGAAATCATCGCAGTCACCGAACCTCCCAAGTATCTCAAGTTTTCTACTGAGATAAAATTGGTGAAAAGCATGATAGCTTCTCACAATGCGAAGGCTCCTTCTCTTAAGCTTCCGTTGTATAAGTTTGTGAAAAATGTTACATCGTCTACCATTATCGTGTCTCCAACTGAGCTGCATCATCTTCGAAACGCGTTTTTTCATGTTCCCATTACAGACATCATGCAAAGTCTCTCCGCTAATTCCAGAAGAACTTCTGTTGATAATGAACCTCGTATTGCCGAACCCGACTTGCCTCCAGATACTCCATACAGTTCTTATCCTGAAAAAAGCTGGATCGTAACTGCAATAGGCCGTTATCGCGACGAGTATTGGGCAGTACGTGGGGAAGTATGTGATTATCGTTTAAAGGATAAAATTCATGAACCAGACACTGCCAATATTCCCTCACTTTACGGTACGATCATGTATATTTCCATGTCTACAGGCATAGTAACATCCGAAATTACTGATATTGGTGCTCAACAATGGAGGGTCCTTGATCCCAGCGAACGATGGTTGATGAAAACTTATAATAGACGAGAATGTACACATGATATCCGTTACAAGCGGCCCTATACACCGGCTCGCAACTTTACAGATCTAGTGGATTTGGAAACCCAGCGTGCTTCCCCGTTTACTGGCACTATGCATAAGCCACTATAA
- the dni2 gene encoding meiotic tetraspan protein, claudin Dni2, translated as MKQDQRIRPKFTWIGLVARVYNYIPSPNLISNIILGIAWLFLIFLCCGCLSKPATFSRILQIQSPKSTVDVGFFGVCNKSFNSTENVCHELRHWSPSNGMAYNAARFTWQQVHPVLLGMVVFVGTVSIVLTILKYVFPSNIRQWSICCLFTSASACLLLALQMGLANISVNSYSVGLNLTHQAVSKVGIPSVVFGWISSSFFFLFSVLHLGLWTIERNKLKLLEETAQTFNI; from the coding sequence atgaaacaGGATCAAAGAATAAGACCAAAATTCACTTGGATTGGATTAGTAGCTAGAGTCTACAACTATATTCCGAGTCCCAATTTAATATCCAATATAATTTTAGGGATCGCGTGGCTTTTTCTCATATTCCTCTGCTGTGGTTGCCTTTCTAAACCAGCTACTTTCTCTAGAATTCTACAAATTCAATCTCCCAAGTCCACCGTGGATGTTGGCTTTTTTGGCGTTTGCAATaaatctttcaattctaCGGAAAACGTTTGCCATGAACTTCGTCATTGGAGTCCTTCAAACGGTATGGCCTACAATGCCGCGCGCTTTACATGGCAGCAAGTACATCCCGTGCTGCTAGGAAtggttgtttttgttggaacCGTTTCGATTGTGCTTACTATATTGAAGTACGTGTTTCCCTCCAATATTCGACAATGGTCCATTTGCTGCCTCTTTACCAGCGCATCTGCTTGTTTATTGCTGGCTCTTCAAATGGGTTTAGCAAATATATCTGTAAACTCTTACAGTGTTGGCTTGAACTTAACTCACCAGGCCGTATCTAAAGTCGGCATACCTAGTGTCGTATTTGGTTGGATATCCAgcagtttcttctttttgttttctgttttgcACCTTGGTTTATGGacaattgaaagaaacaagctAAAATTACTAGAGGAAACTGCACAAACTTTCAACATTTAA